One Rhipicephalus microplus isolate Deutch F79 chromosome 4, USDA_Rmic, whole genome shotgun sequence genomic window carries:
- the LOC142814716 gene encoding uncharacterized protein LOC142814716, whose amino-acid sequence METGSSLSSDEDGATEGCSVTDACSSASHLQQEPQPSTSTSQPGTSTSQPHGKRRAQKRKRMSANEKFQSALLEQQAKLIAALETATLIEQGLRERQVATQEKLVDLFSKYFNK is encoded by the coding sequence ATGGAGACTGGGTCAAGTCTGTCCTCAGATGAAGACGGGGCTACTGAGGGTTGCTCCGTGACAGATGCCTGCAGCAGTGCCTCGCACCTCCAGCAGGAACCCCAGCCTAGCACCAGCACGAGCCAACCTGGCACCAGCACGAGCCAGCCACATGGGAAGCGTCGAGCACAAAAGAGAAAGCGGATGTCCGCCAATGAAAAATTTCAGAGTGCGCTGCTTGAACAGCAAGCGAAGCTTATTGCAGCACTGGAGACTGCCACGCTAATTGAGCAGGGTCTGCGTGAACGGCAGGTGGCAACACAGGAAAAACTTGTGGACCTGTTTTCGAAATATTTCAATAAATAA